From Mucilaginibacter rubeus, a single genomic window includes:
- a CDS encoding cytochrome c oxidase subunit II yields MGFRKLINSKKLLSFFAAFMLLGTNLLMAQTAAAGAAQEEAPKVDWTGVAYYVAIFFLICLGIAIVGKILKIYDLTLKMQGKKGIKWNNIMAVICIIFLLAGLYGSYWSFTEQGSMTLPEAASAHGVKIDEMFTVTTVLTMIVFFVTQILLFTFLFRYRHSDKRRAHFLPHNNTIEKVWTIAPAIVLTILVVFGFFTWQKIMNSENLKDDINIDVTGHQFAWELRYPGKDGVLGPKDFRLVTGANNLGVNFKKKSSFDDLKVDTMYLPVNKSIRLNILAQDVIHSVYMPHFRVQLNAVPGLPTFFKFTPTITTAQMRTKLDDPKFEYTLYCNKICGGSHYNMQKVVRVVTEAEYQSWLSRQKPYLNDALRKELHFAAANSEQSGASTNRIALNN; encoded by the coding sequence ATGGGATTCAGAAAACTAATAAATTCTAAAAAATTACTATCGTTCTTCGCTGCGTTTATGCTCCTGGGCACAAACCTGCTGATGGCGCAAACTGCGGCCGCAGGTGCGGCACAGGAGGAAGCCCCTAAGGTTGACTGGACCGGGGTAGCATATTATGTAGCTATATTTTTCCTGATCTGTTTAGGTATTGCTATTGTTGGCAAAATCCTTAAGATATATGATCTTACCCTGAAAATGCAGGGTAAAAAAGGTATCAAATGGAACAACATCATGGCGGTGATCTGTATCATCTTCCTTCTTGCTGGTCTTTATGGTTCTTACTGGTCATTTACCGAACAAGGCAGCATGACTTTACCAGAAGCTGCTTCAGCTCACGGTGTTAAAATAGATGAGATGTTTACCGTCACTACTGTTTTAACAATGATAGTGTTTTTCGTTACCCAGATCCTGCTGTTTACATTCCTGTTCCGGTACCGTCATTCTGATAAACGTCGTGCGCACTTCCTGCCTCACAATAACACCATCGAGAAAGTTTGGACAATTGCTCCGGCTATCGTACTTACTATCCTGGTAGTATTTGGTTTCTTTACCTGGCAGAAGATCATGAACAGCGAAAACCTTAAGGACGATATCAACATCGACGTAACCGGTCACCAGTTTGCCTGGGAACTACGTTACCCTGGTAAAGATGGTGTGTTGGGCCCTAAAGATTTCCGTTTGGTTACAGGTGCAAATAACCTGGGTGTTAACTTCAAAAAGAAAAGCAGCTTTGATGACTTAAAGGTTGATACTATGTATTTGCCGGTTAATAAATCAATCAGGTTGAATATCCTTGCTCAGGACGTGATCCATAGTGTTTACATGCCTCACTTCAGGGTTCAATTGAACGCTGTACCTGGCTTGCCAACCTTCTTTAAATTTACCCCAACTATTACTACCGCTCAAATGCGGACTAAATTGGACGATCCTAAATTTGAATATACCCTTTACTGCAACAAAATATGCGGTGGAAGCCACTACAACATGCAAAAAGTTGTACGTGTTGTTACCGAAGCCGAATATCAGTCATGGCTGTCAAGGCAAAAGCCTTACCTGAATGACGCTTTAAGAAAAGAGCTTCATTTTGCAGCAGCAAACAGCGAGCAGAGCGGTGCTTCAACAAATAGGATAGCGTTAAATAATTAA